From the Lolium rigidum isolate FL_2022 chromosome 2, APGP_CSIRO_Lrig_0.1, whole genome shotgun sequence genome, one window contains:
- the LOC124692157 gene encoding D-amino-acid transaminase, chloroplastic-like, with protein sequence MANLSASAAAAGNLVSPSRRPSLALKKIAPSLRVAAAPAGLLRLKAAVGRAATSSNGAAPAGTIVNPIDVPLLSFSEVAKRLDAFQASGVRNQTYMAMYSSIFGGITTDPSAMVIPVDDHMVHRGHGVFDTAAIMDGHLYELEQHLDRFLKSAHMAKIPLPFDRSTILSVLIQTVCASKCTQGSLRYWLSVGPGDFQLSSSGCTKSALYAIVIDSPSLPVPSGCKVITSSIPVKSPQFAVMKSVNYLPNALTKVEGEENGGFTGIWLDDEGFVAEGSNMNVGFVTRNKELLMPRFDKILSGCTAKRVLALAEQLLENGGLSGISSRNVSVQEGKAADEMMLIGSGILVKPVVQWDDQMIGSGKEGPIAQRLFNLILEDMRSGPPSVRIRVPY encoded by the exons ATGGCCAACCTCTCCGCCTCAGCTGCTGCCGCCGGCAACCTCGTCTCCCCTTCGCGTCGGCCCTCCCTCGCGCTGAAGAAGATCGCTCCATCGCTGCGCGTAGCTGCCGCGCCTGCGGGTCTCCTTCGGTTGAAAGCGGCGGTGGGCAGAGCCGCCACGAGCTCCAACGGGGCAG CACCAGCCGGCACCATTGTCAATCCAATTGATGTCCCTCTCTTGTCTTTCTCTGAG GTTGCCAAAAGGCTTGATGCATTCCAAGCTTCCGGTGTGAGAAATCAAACGTATATGGCCATGTACTCTAGTATTTTTGGTGGAATTACCACAGATCCCTCTGCAATGGTGATACCAGTTGATGATCACATGGTTCATAGAGGACATGGTGTTTTTGATACTGCTGCTATTATGGATGG TCACCTCTATGAGTTAGAACAGCACCTTGACCGCTTCCTCAAGTCTGCACATATGGCCAAAATCCCATTGCCTTTTGATCGATCAACAATTCTAAGTGTACTTATTCAAACTGTGTGTGCATCAAAATGTACTCAAGGTTCGCTTAGGTACTGGTTGTCTGTCGGGCCCGGAGATTTCCAATTGTCTTCATCTGGCTGTACAAAATCAGCCCTCTATGCTATTGTCATTGATAGTCCATCCTTGCCAGTACCATCAGGCTGCAAAGTGATCACATCATCCATACCGGTAAAGTCTCCACAGTTTGCAGTCATGAAAAGTGTAAATTACCTGCCAAATGCGCTCACCAAGGTGGAAGGTGAGGAAAATGGTGGATTTACTGGCATCTGGTTGGATGATGAGGGTTTCGTTGCTGAGGGTTCGAACATGAATGTTGGCTTTGTGACACGGAACAAGGAACTTCTCATGCCCCGCTTCGACAAGATCCTGAGCGGGTGCACGGCAAAACGGGTTCTAGCCCTCGCTGAGCAGCTACTGGAGAATGGAGGGCTCAGTGGGATATCTTCAAGGAATGTGAGTGTCCAGGAAGGGAAGGCGGCCGATGAAATGATGCTCATTGGGAGTGGAATTCTTGTCAAGCCTGTTGTTCAGTGGGATGATCAGATGATTGGCTCAG GCAAAGAAGGCCCAATTGCTCAGAGACTTTTCAACCTCATTCTTGAGGACATGAGATCTGGTCCGCCTTCAGTTCGAATCCGCGTCCCTTACTGA